AAGTGTAACACAAACAATAATAATTGATGCTAAACCTAATAAAGGATTTAATACCCCACCAATAAAGTCCCCAAACTGCCCCCATTTTTCGGTGGAATCACTTAATCCAAAAGCATGGAACTGATACCAGTATTTCCATACTGCAAAACCAGCACAAACAAATGTCAAAGATATAGTTAAGAAAATAAGAACACTTAAAGATTTTGAACGAAACCAACGGCAAACAGAATCAATCATAATGCAGCCCAGATAAGTTTAAATTCCCAACTAAATATACCTATATGATTGAGGCGGAATTGCTCCCGGAAGAAACTCATCAATCGCTATTGGATTCTTATATTCTCTTGGGTTTTCCACCGATATTGCAAAGGCCAACTTCTTAGCATTGAAATAGTCATCAAAAAAATCTTTGGTAATACCTGCATAAGGTTTTGTTATTTGCCAAAGCTTTTGAGGCTCCAGAGAAATCACCTCACCAACATCAAACTCACCAATCACTTTACCAACAGGCATAGTTGCATAAATAACAACGGTCTTAACATCTTTTCTTTTAAAGATGGACTTTCTAAATTCAAACTTCTTTACCCCACTTAGAATAAGGTAAGCAAACTCAGGTTTAATTGACAATAAGACTTTCATATACATCCCCGGCAAGAAGAATATTTTTAAAATGAACATCTGAAAGCTTCAAAAAACCCCAGTAGTGTTCATTACCATATCCTGTAATTTCCATTAACTCCTTCCTAATCACTCTTTTTTCAAGAGGGAAGTTATAGGTAAACTTTAATACATTTGGATAATTTCTTTTTTTATAGAGCATCTGAAGTTCATACTCTTCAAAAACACTATGTGGTGCACAATAGTTTTTGAATTCAGAATATGAACTAAACTCAGTTATATGCCTAACCTCTTGAACTACGCAAACAGAAGTAGCAACTGAACGGTACAATGCCGGCCCTTGACCATCGCCAGTTCTATAAATTAACAAGTTATCTCCCGCTCTTAGGTTTTCAAGACCTTTTATTCCTGAGAGAAATACTTTGAAAATACTATTTGTATAAGGTACATCCCTAATGGTTGATGGGTCTTCATTGTTCAATATTGACTCAGGGAATAACCTTGTATGCCAGCTCGGATATATACTTAACAGAAAATTCCTACCATTAAGTTTCACCATTGGATAATTTTTTAAATTCACAACTCATCTCCAGATTAGTGTTTTAAAGTATACACCTTCCTGACCATCTTTTGTAGTTTTGTTTTTCCTGGAAACAAATTCAAAGCCATATTTAGTAAGAAGAGAAATCAGTCCAACATGTTTATCAAATATAGTGACATAAATCTCATCAATTCTATTCCTGCATGCATAATCAAACATCACCCTTATAAATCTCTCACCTAGCTTTGTGCCATGAGCATCTATTTTAAATGTACCAAGTTTGACACGTGTTTTCATCTCATGCATTGGAACCATGTCATCTAAAACTTGGTTTTCTACTTTTAAATATAGAAATCCATCAATCAAGCCTAAGTCATTATGTGAGACATAAGCTTCAAGTTCACTCTTACGTTTGAACCAGTCTTCAAACTCTTCATAATCATCTTTCAATGAATCGAAGAACGGATCTGACAGGTTTACCTTTTCGAAGCACATTTTTGTTAATGGCATTACATTCTCCAAGCCCATAAAAAATTCCTTGGATTAAAAAATATAATGAATTACGACTGTAGTAAACAGAAAGCATGTGAGCGCGCGCTCGTACCCCCGCCACGCCTGCCCGCTTTATGTAGTGGTTTTCATGCACCTGCATGACCATAGCAAAAGCCCGCCAGTTCTGGCGGACCGAAGCAAATGTGATCCTCTTTGGATCATGCGATTTCATGCAGCATAGTCATGCACACTCGCAGGCGGATCATCAGCCCCACGAACTCCTACTCCAACTGGTTCATTGAGCGGCTGTATTCATGATTGCGAAGGCGTGCCATAAGCTCATCAGTCAGCTCTGCAACCCATTCGATAGCCATGCTCTTTTCCGATTCAGTGCAGTCACTCAGAGCAACAAGTTTTAGAAATAAATCAATACGCTGGAGCTTGACCGACTCCAAAAGAAAATCCTGCATGTTCCCTCCTTCCGTCACAATAACTGTATATGCGTACAGTATATAAAACCTGACACAATGTGAAACTCTTTTTTATCTTTCAATGGGATTGGCCCGATAAGCTCACCGCTCCCATGCTGCCTCCTGCAATCTGCCGTTTTGGTAGAAAAGCCGTCGACTGGCACCTGCATTCAGGCTACAACCTCTGGAGAGAAGGCTGATTTCCTCTTCATTCCCCTCAAAACCTCGCGCTTTTAGTTCCATCTCTAACCGTCGGCGCTGCGGCCCCGTACAGTTATTGACAGAACTCCAAGGGGCGGCGATGCCGCCAGAAGGGCCAGCCTCCGCTGACGCGTCGGCCAATTTGGCAACCTTTTCCCACTTAACCAGACGGGTGAACACTTCAGAGTCATGAATATGAGGCGAGTAAATCCCCTGCACGCGCTGCACGTCTTCGGCGTAGTCGTTGCCCATTTCGGTGATTTCATAACAAAGGCGGATCACTAAATCCTCCCGCGCTACCAACGGGCCGCCCTGCGCCATCGTGTAAGATGCCCAGCAGCTCGCAACCGACGCCGAAGCCAGAACCGCATCCATCTTTGCGTTAGGCAACCGGATATCGCCCAGGCGGCGCAGTTCGCGCCATACCGTGACCGGCGCACCGCCAATCTGCTGAAACTGTCGAATACGCCAGCGTGACGCCCATGCGCAAACAGCCTTTGCCATTTCACGCATATCCGCGCCGGTTTCATCGTCCTTTTCACCCTCCATTGCATAACCGTCGATATTTTTGGAAATGTATTTGGCGATATAGCCTGTTGCGCTGCCCTTCGTGGGGTCGATAGGTTCAGCATGAAAACGGGCTTTCAGCGCCTGCGGCGTGGTTAGCTCTTTACTGTCTTCCTTACAGGCATAGTGAAGCATGATCTGCTGCACGCGCTCACGGTGTTCCGGCAGCATGAAAAGCAGCATGTGCCAGTGTGGCGTGCCATCGTGGTGAGGTTCTACGACACGGAAACCAAAGACGTGAATGTCCTCGCGCGCTATCGCAGCACGAATACGTGACCAGACGCGGCACAGATAACGCTGTGTGTCCCGTGGGCTTGAGCCATTCCATTTAGAGATAAAGCCACCCTGGCTATATACCGAGTGATAACGCGATGGGGCGGTCAAAGTGTAGAACTCCCCCACACAGCCAGTTTCGTTGGCTATGTCCTCAAAACCGCGCATTCTGGTCATCAGTTCACGGCGACGCATGGCCGGATTCGCGGTGCTACGGTTAACCATTTCATCAAGTGCAATGCGGTCGCCGGTTTCTTCGTTCACCAAGTCAAAGCGTTTAAAAAACTCACGGTTACGCTTCTTCTGTTCAACCCATTCCGCCAGGGTGCCGCGCGAGACATAAGGCGAAGCAGATTTCTGCACCTGCCCAACCGCAATCGCCATATGTTCCCGTTGCAGATCGCGCATCTGTTTCAGACGTCCACGCCACCATTCCGGTGCCATCATGCGTAGCAAACCGGATTGCGATTTGCGCAAAGGCAAATCACCTTTGCAGCCTTTAAATTCGGCCCAGTATGGCGGCTGCGTTCCCGTCAGTGTGGCCAGCTCTGCCACATATCGATAAGCCACACAGGTAACGGTCTGTTCATCGGTTTCCTTTGGCATAGAAACCTTATCGACAAACTCAGCCAGACTGAGCGACAGGAACGAAGCTACTTTATAAGCGAGATCCCGAACATCCTGACGGTCCAGCGTAGGCAGGCGATCAAGCTGTTTAATAAAGGGGAGTTCATGCTGTGCAGCGGCATCCAGACGATAACGACTGCGGACAAACTGAAGGCGTGGCAATACACTCTGGCCGATAGTCTGGCGTAGAAACGCATTGGCACGGCGTCGGCCATTGTTACCTGAGAGGATGCGGGTATAACGATCAGCAAAGTATCCGGCCAGATAGTCCGGCATATCGTGCAGATATTGACTGCGCCAACTGTGATCATCAGGATTGACGTTCCACAGACGACGCTCAGATAGGGACATATCCGCCGGGGCAGACATACCAAAAAAATCACGCCGTTGCTGGTTAACGGCGTGGTGTTCACCAGTAAGTAAGCCGGAAAGAGACTCAGCCATTCTTAGCCTGAGATTTTGCCAGTTCCAACAGTGCAAACTCGGCCAGTTCGGCAATGCGGCGGGTTTCCGCCACAAAGCTCGTGACATTGTTCATCTGGCCCCTGAAAACCAACTGACCGATCACGTCTGAGGCCAGATCTCGGATTAGCAGAATACGGCTGTCATAGACAGCCATAGTGACCGGCACTTGCTCACGTACACCGTCAATCTCCTGCCAACCGGACTTTTCCAGCGCCAGCTTCTGCGGCTTACCTGGCTCGTTTGATTCCAGTGCTAGCACAGAGTAACTACTGTTGATAGACACTCTCATGGCGCAGCCTTTTTACAATGTGCACCTTTCAGCTCGCTGATTTCTTTGCAGGTGACACAAACTGAGACACCCGGCAGCGCACGACGGCGTGCTTCGGGGATCTCGTCACCGCATGACAGGCAGAAAAATTCACTCGCCCCTGCTGGGCGTAATGTCGCGTTTGCGAGATTGCGCGCCAGCTCCTCCTGCACACGCTGCTGCACTAAATCCATTGAGTCAGCCATTAGTGCAGCTCATGAGACTGGTTTTCAAAACGCGTGGACTCTTTATCCAGCAGTTCAATAATTTCAGTCGCCGTTAGCTCTTTTTGGCGCGCATGGATTGCAAGAGCAGCAAGACGAACAGAAACAGCCAGCGCATCATCACTACGCTGCTCACTCTTTGCTTTACTCAGTAGAACGTTGAGCGCGTCCTCATCAGCTTTGAGTTTTCGGGTTTCGATATTTCGCATAATTCATTCTCCAGAATTTGGGCAAAAACATGCCCGGCGGGTTTACGCCATTTATTTGAGTTGGGTTAATTAATTTGGAAGTGTCAGCTTTTTGGGAAATAAGCTCACGACTGCACGAAAGTGATTCATTGCTCCAATCAGCGCTGCTATCTCGTCACTCGTCAGCTCACTATATTCAACGCTGTGACGCTCTTTGCTGATATTCGCCAGGAAAAATAACGCACCCAGCGCACGGTTATTTTGTTCAAACTGTTGATCGCGTTTATTACGCATATCGCTAATAAAACGCTTTAACTCATTACCGCAATCGCCATACATCATGGTGCGCAGCGCTGATATATGATTCAGCGCATTGGCACGCTGGCCGGCATTCATCTGAACAGTGATGTTTTCAGCTTTGTAACCCATGATTTTTGCTTCCTGTTTCCGCTTAAAACTGCCAGCAACTCGGCCTGAGAGTTTGCCGGATGCCAGCGCCTGCCCTGCTCACCCGCGATCCAACCGTGACCGTATGCATGGGACGGGCTTTGTCGTTTGAGAAGTGGTGCAATGGAAAAAGCCATGATTCACCCCATGCCGATAGATGCACCAAGACCACTAAGCACATCAGCCGTTCCCGCCAATGCTGGGTTTGATTGAACACGCGCCTGGACTGCGAGAGCCGCTAACGTAAGACAGCGAATCCCAGCATGGACGTTCTGGACCAAGCTGCGACGACTTGCAGGCGTTAGTTTCTCCTGACTGACGACACCGGCGGCAAGCTGTCCGACTTCTGCGGTTGCCTTGAGCACATAATCGGGCAGATTTTCCTGCGCCATTTCATTCACCGGAACACATGGCAGGCATTGCAGTTGTGCCAGCGCGCCATCGACCAGCGTTGAATCTTCAGTGAGGTCAGTAAGAATCAGCATTTCGCGAACAGTAAGCTGGTGCACCTGATCGGGGTTCAGCTTATTGCTAATCGTTTGGGGATTAAGTCCCGCCTTTTTAGCCAGCTGGATGATGTTGTGCTTTGCGGAAAAAGCCCGGCACGCCTCATCAAAATGGCTATGTGTGGAAACACGAAAATCAAACATGATTATTCCCTTTCGTTATCCCAATATGGATACATCAGGCTTGCATTGCGATTTCGCAGCCAGCTGCGGCTTCAATAATGAGAGCAACCATGTTGATTTGGATAAGTTCGTTAACCCCCTCTTTCTTCCTGATTGGCAAGCGGTTTTCGCGGTACATCTGGCGGACAGTCCCTTCCTTGTAGCCAGTACGGCGGCAGAACTCTTCCACAGTGATGTAGGGTTCAGAAATCACAAGATTGATTGATGGGCGCATTGAAAGTTTACGGGTCATGATGCAGTATCCTCTGTTGAGTTATAGCCAACTCTATTAATCACTATTAAACACGTCTTGATACGACGAGTGAATATTAGGATCACAAATTGGAAAGGTCAACGAAAGATTTTACGAGTCGTAAAGCTCCAGCTTTACCCGTGGGTGGTAAAGATCCCATTGAACGTATCGTTCAAGCATATGGTTTTTCATCGCGTCAGGCCCTGTGCCGCCACTTAGATGTGTCACAAAGCACAATGGCGAACCGCATAATGCGTGGGAATTTTCCTGCCGATTGGGTTCTGATTTGTGCGATGGAGACGGGTACGTCTTTGGAGTGGTTAACTTATGGGCGTGGGGATTCTAACATCACAAATCAGGATAACCCATCAACTAAAATCGAACTCAAAAACATCACAAATGGGAAGTTTTCGTCATCCAATTGGGTTGAGTATGATGAACAGCTTCTGCAAGGTGAAATTCACGCACCGTTGCTGATCACATTTGAGAAACAGACGTACTTGGTTGATGAAACTGAAGCCGAAATCACTGATGGTTTATGGCTGATTGAGATTGATGGGCTTATCAGTGTGAAAGAGCTTTATCGCTTTCCCGGTGGACGTATCCGCGTCGAGAACGGCAAAGCATCGTTCGAGTGCAAAGCAGAAGAGATCAGAGTGCTGGGGAAGGTCGTCGCTCGCACTGAATATTTTTAAGGAAAGAAATGGCTGTTAGTAAATTACCCTCCGGCAAATGGCAGGCACAGGTTTTCCCCAGCGGACGTGACGGAAAGCGTATCCGTCGTCAGTTCGCGACAAAAGGGGAAGCTCTGTCGTATGAGAAATACGTAAAAGAACAGGCTCAGGATAAGCCTTGGCTGGGTGAAAAAGCGGATAAACGGCGGGTAATTGAGCTGGTTGAATTGTGGTTCAACACGCATGGCATTACGTTAGCGGATGGTGAGAAGCGGAGAACCACAATGGCGTTCGCCTGCGAGGCGATGGGAAACCCACTCGCAACCGAGTTTAACGCGAAAATTTTTGCGTCTTATCGGGAGCAGCGGTTAAGCGGGAAGATAACCCGCTCCACCCGAGTGAAGACGGTAACGCCTCGCACGGTCAATTTGGAGCTGGCGTACTTTCGGGCGATGTTTAACGAGTTACGCCGATTGGATGAATGGACCGCACCGAACCCGTTAGAAAACGTGCGCGAGTTTAAAATCAGTGAATCGGAGATGGCTTATCTTACCATTGAGGAAATAAGAGCCCTCCTCGCTGAATGTGAGAATAGCCGTTCTAAAGATCTGACTACCATTGTGAAAATCTGCCTGGCAACTGGCGCACGATGGAGTGAGGCTGAAGGCTTAAAGGGGAACCAAATTCGCGCCGGTCAGATCATCTACGTGAAAACTAAAGGCAAGAAAAACCGAGCGGTGCCGATAACTGAAAAATTACAGGCTGAACTGCCATCGAGCAGGAAAGCGCAACAGCTTTTTGCGACGTGCTATTCAGCTTTTAGAAAAGCTATGCAGAGGGCGGGTATCGAGACTCCTGCGGGCCAGTTGACGCATGTTTTGCGCCACACATTCGCCTCACACTTCATGATGAATGGTGGAAATATTCTTGTGCTTCAACGGATATTGGGCCATACAGATATCAAGGTAACAATGCGCTATGCACATTTTGCACCTGATCATTTGGATGATGCAAAAAAACTGAACCCTTTAACTCAATTTTTAGTGATGGAAACGAAATAAAAAACACGAAAAATTAGCTGTACTGCCCCTCAAAGAAAGGAAAGCCTGCTCAATAGAAAATTTATTATTTATAATGAAGAACATATTAAAAACAAAAGGATATAGCAATGAACAGATTTATTGCAATTAAGGTTGGAAAAGGGGATGCATTTTACTTAGAAAATAAGAATACAAGATTTTTAGTTGACGGCGGTGCAAGTAGAAAGAAACTCCCACCACTGTTATATTCAGCATCAACATCAAATGATGTCGATATTTTAGTATGTACGCATAGTGATGAAGACCATGTAAATGGACTAATTGGTTATTTTGAAAGTAATAGATCGTGTGAAGAGGTGTGGTTACCCGGTAGTTGGACCTCTCGTCTCGAAGACATGATAAATGAACCAAGGGATTTTATTAAAGAACTTATTGATAATATTTCTGACCTAGATGATGATTTTTTAATACACGACGCAAAGACTCTTGAAAATATTGGAAACATTATTTCCAAAATGAATCCCACCGAAGATAAAAAATCAGAAGATGATAGTGAAACCCCCTCTCCTATATTACCTTATATTAACACTGAAGTTAGAATTGAAACAAGCTCTCTTCAAGATGAACAAATACTTGATGAAATAAAACAAAATGAAGAAGATAACGAAAAACTAAAGGAATCAGAGGAATCAGAGGAATCAGAGGAATCAGAGGAATCAGAGGAATCAGAGGAATCAGAGGAATCAGAGGAATCAGAACATGAAAAAGGAAAAGATTATTTAATCAAAAAAACCACGATCGATTCATCAATGAAACTCATCTCATCCCTAAAAATCCATTTTCACATAAAAAAACAACCAACAAACAATTTCCTTTGGTCGAAATGAAATATTTAATAGTGCAATTAATGCTGCTAAAAAGATATTAAAGCTGGCTACCCTAGCTTACAATTCCGGAGCAAGAGTAAGATGGTTTGAATACTCAGAAACTGAATCCGGTGGCGGTTTAGAATACTTTCGCCCTGTAAATTCTATTGAAATATTTCATGCTAAAAAGAGATTGGCACTTGAATTCCTTTGTTTAACAAAAGCTAATGTGGAAAGTCTGGTTTTCTATGCTTATGATGAAGATCTTTCTGCGGGTGTACTTTTTTGCGCTGATTCGAACTTTTCATTTCAGCAACCACTTGATTTTTTATCTGATTGTCAAAACCTAATAGTTACGACACCTCACCATGGAGCTGAAGCAAACAGAATTGTTTATCAAAAACTAGCACCATATATTAACCCTAATACCATCTTCGTTAGAAGTGACACCTGCCAGTCTACATACAATAAAAATCCCAGACCATGTGCCGATTATAGAAATCTAACTTACTCGAAGTACTGTACGGTTTGTAACACCCAAGTAATTAAGCAAGATGTAATTTTAAATTATACCGCGGGAGGTTGGTTCCCTGATAACACTACTGGTTGCACATGTTAGTGACCCATGGTTAATGGAAAAGCTAAACTTTAGGTCATGTCGTGGTGCTGTAGTATAATTATATCATTTACGACGTGATCTTTCTTTTATCTGACAATCTATTTATTTGTATCTTCAGTTTCCTCGTTCTTTGAAGGTAGGTTTGAGTAACTTAACTCCCCTTAGAATTGGCAGCAAAGTGGCAGCAGAGCGCAACGCTATCCGCCACTTTCCATCTCTATTCAGTCTAAAGAAAACATAAAAATCATCAAGTTACTGTTTTCCCTCACTTCAAATTGGGACTCATAATCGCTTGATCGCTGGTTCAAACCCAGCAGGGGCCACTAAATTCAGCAAACAGCCCCGCCCCATCACTCCCCCTTCTCCTCCCGCAACAACCGATACCGATACTCCAACTGCCTCAATAACATCCCGGTCTGTACCTGTTCACTGCTCTGATTCCCCTCGCCTTCGGCGTAGCGTCGCAGTTGTTCCTCAACCGGCGGATGCTGATTAAATGCCTGCATGGCGGAGAAAATGCTCGATTTCAGTTCACTGACTGTCAGATATTTACCGCGCGTTTTATCCAGGCCATTAAGTTGTTCGGCCAAGTGCTGTAACTCAGTCATCCCTTGGTGCCAACTCTGAAGGCGCTCAAGAGGAATAGCTTCTTTTACCCTGCGCTGTTGTGCCAGTTGAGCCTGCTGCTGCATCTGCTCATAGCTCAGCCAGCCAAAGCCGCCCAGTACCATTGCCCCGGCCAGCAATGCGCAACAGGCACCACTGACAAAAGGCTTTAATACTCCCTGCTCTGGTTGAATCACATAAACTCTCCGGGTCAGCATTTCCGGGGCTTGTTGGGCGATAACCTGCGGCATAGTGACCACCCCTTCCTTAAGATGCGCGATCGCAGACTTTACCTGCTCGTAAAGGCTGCCAGTTTGCCCCGCCTCACTCATGCCATTGCATGTCAGTGTATCTCGCAGTGACTCTAATAATTTTTTACTGCGACATAACTCGGATAGCTCGTCCTCACGCTGAAACGTCCAGCACCGCAGAATATTTTGCAGCCGACGGACTAACGTAGTGATGATATCCGTGCGCGCCTGCATGGCCTGAGGCCA
The DNA window shown above is from Pantoea sp. At-9b and carries:
- a CDS encoding TraR/DksA family transcriptional regulator — translated: MADSMDLVQQRVQEELARNLANATLRPAGASEFFCLSCGDEIPEARRRALPGVSVCVTCKEISELKGAHCKKAAP
- a CDS encoding VasL domain-containing protein gives rise to the protein MMSELSPQRIQTGGDPRTFSEYATLRDEIGKLSHPARPDVDWIHVEQLCLALFERNGVELQSAAWYTLARTHTAGACGLNEGLSILEAIITRQWTALWPQAMQARTDIITTLVRRLQNILRCWTFQREDELSELCRSKKLLESLRDTLTCNGMSEAGQTGSLYEQVKSAIAHLKEGVVTMPQVIAQQAPEMLTRRVYVIQPEQGVLKPFVSGACCALLAGAMVLGGFGWLSYEQMQQQAQLAQQRRVKEAIPLERLQSWHQGMTELQHLAEQLNGLDKTRGKYLTVSELKSSIFSAMQAFNQHPPVEEQLRRYAEGEGNQSSEQVQTGMLLRQLEYRYRLLREEKGE
- a CDS encoding replication endonuclease, yielding MAESLSGLLTGEHHAVNQQRRDFFGMSAPADMSLSERRLWNVNPDDHSWRSQYLHDMPDYLAGYFADRYTRILSGNNGRRRANAFLRQTIGQSVLPRLQFVRSRYRLDAAAQHELPFIKQLDRLPTLDRQDVRDLAYKVASFLSLSLAEFVDKVSMPKETDEQTVTCVAYRYVAELATLTGTQPPYWAEFKGCKGDLPLRKSQSGLLRMMAPEWWRGRLKQMRDLQREHMAIAVGQVQKSASPYVSRGTLAEWVEQKKRNREFFKRFDLVNEETGDRIALDEMVNRSTANPAMRRRELMTRMRGFEDIANETGCVGEFYTLTAPSRYHSVYSQGGFISKWNGSSPRDTQRYLCRVWSRIRAAIAREDIHVFGFRVVEPHHDGTPHWHMLLFMLPEHRERVQQIMLHYACKEDSKELTTPQALKARFHAEPIDPTKGSATGYIAKYISKNIDGYAMEGEKDDETGADMREMAKAVCAWASRWRIRQFQQIGGAPVTVWRELRRLGDIRLPNAKMDAVLASASVASCWASYTMAQGGPLVAREDLVIRLCYEITEMGNDYAEDVQRVQGIYSPHIHDSEVFTRLVKWEKVAKLADASAEAGPSGGIAAPWSSVNNCTGPQRRRLEMELKARGFEGNEEEISLLSRGCSLNAGASRRLFYQNGRLQEAAWER
- a CDS encoding phage repressor protein CI, with product MERSTKDFTSRKAPALPVGGKDPIERIVQAYGFSSRQALCRHLDVSQSTMANRIMRGNFPADWVLICAMETGTSLEWLTYGRGDSNITNQDNPSTKIELKNITNGKFSSSNWVEYDEQLLQGEIHAPLLITFEKQTYLVDETEAEITDGLWLIEIDGLISVKELYRFPGGRIRVENGKASFECKAEEIRVLGKVVARTEYF
- a CDS encoding DUF5405 family protein — translated: MRVSINSSYSVLALESNEPGKPQKLALEKSGWQEIDGVREQVPVTMAVYDSRILLIRDLASDVIGQLVFRGQMNNVTSFVAETRRIAELAEFALLELAKSQAKNG
- a CDS encoding ASCH domain-containing protein; amino-acid sequence: MKVLLSIKPEFAYLILSGVKKFEFRKSIFKRKDVKTVVIYATMPVGKVIGEFDVGEVISLEPQKLWQITKPYAGITKDFFDDYFNAKKLAFAISVENPREYKNPIAIDEFLPGAIPPQSYRYI
- a CDS encoding GNAT family N-acetyltransferase; protein product: MGLENVMPLTKMCFEKVNLSDPFFDSLKDDYEEFEDWFKRKSELEAYVSHNDLGLIDGFLYLKVENQVLDDMVPMHEMKTRVKLGTFKIDAHGTKLGERFIRVMFDYACRNRIDEIYVTIFDKHVGLISLLTKYGFEFVSRKNKTTKDGQEGVYFKTLIWR
- a CDS encoding phage regulatory CII family protein; translation: MFDFRVSTHSHFDEACRAFSAKHNIIQLAKKAGLNPQTISNKLNPDQVHQLTVREMLILTDLTEDSTLVDGALAQLQCLPCVPVNEMAQENLPDYVLKATAEVGQLAAGVVSQEKLTPASRRSLVQNVHAGIRCLTLAALAVQARVQSNPALAGTADVLSGLGASIGMG
- a CDS encoding MBL fold metallo-hydrolase translates to MNRFIAIKVGKGDAFYLENKNTRFLVDGGASRKKLPPLLYSASTSNDVDILVCTHSDEDHVNGLIGYFESNRSCEEVWLPGSWTSRLEDMINEPRDFIKELIDNISDLDDDFLIHDAKTLENIGNIISKMNPTEDKKSEDDSETPSPILPYINTEVRIETSSLQDEQILDEIKQNEEDNEKLKESEESEESEESEESEESEESEESEESEHEKGKDYLIKKTTIDSSMKLISSLKIHFHIKKQPTNNFLWSK
- a CDS encoding DUF2732 family protein, producing MRNIETRKLKADEDALNVLLSKAKSEQRSDDALAVSVRLAALAIHARQKELTATEIIELLDKESTRFENQSHELH
- a CDS encoding phage filamentation protein Fil family protein, with translation MAFSIAPLLKRQSPSHAYGHGWIAGEQGRRWHPANSQAELLAVLSGNRKQKSWVTKLKTSLFR
- a CDS encoding DUF5347 family protein, translated to MGYKAENITVQMNAGQRANALNHISALRTMMYGDCGNELKRFISDMRNKRDQQFEQNNRALGALFFLANISKERHSVEYSELTSDEIAALIGAMNHFRAVVSLFPKKLTLPN
- a CDS encoding tyrosine-type recombinase/integrase, producing MAVSKLPSGKWQAQVFPSGRDGKRIRRQFATKGEALSYEKYVKEQAQDKPWLGEKADKRRVIELVELWFNTHGITLADGEKRRTTMAFACEAMGNPLATEFNAKIFASYREQRLSGKITRSTRVKTVTPRTVNLELAYFRAMFNELRRLDEWTAPNPLENVREFKISESEMAYLTIEEIRALLAECENSRSKDLTTIVKICLATGARWSEAEGLKGNQIRAGQIIYVKTKGKKNRAVPITEKLQAELPSSRKAQQLFATCYSAFRKAMQRAGIETPAGQLTHVLRHTFASHFMMNGGNILVLQRILGHTDIKVTMRYAHFAPDHLDDAKKLNPLTQFLVMETK